In the genome of Cryptomeria japonica chromosome 8, Sugi_1.0, whole genome shotgun sequence, one region contains:
- the LOC131857748 gene encoding glutaredoxin-C5-like, giving the protein MQGLQYRWGAAETKCWVVLQLRNLAKRFESSAKVVEQLVAENAVLIFSVTSCCMCDVIKRLLCSLGVNSVVCELNEVEEGLSGDICWALASMVGCGGGGEKMLVVAVALPIVFVGRKFLGGLDRHMVVHISRELVPRLKETGALCL; this is encoded by the coding sequence atgcaaggaCTACAATATAGGTGGGGAGCAGCGGAGACAAAGTGCTGGGTAGTGCTGCAACTAAGAAATCTGGCGAAGAGATTTGAAAGCAGTGCCAAAGTGGTGGAGCAGCTGGTGGCGGAAAATGCAGTGCTCATCTTTAGTGTTACGTCATGTTGCATGTGTGATGTCATAAAGAGGTTGCTTTGTAGTTTGGGTGTTAATTCAGTGGTTTGTGAGCTCAACGAGGTGGAGGAAGGGCTAAGTGGAGATATTTGTTGGGCTTTGGCTTCCATGGTGGGCTGTGGTGGCGGTGGAGAAAAGATGTTGGTGGTGGCAGTGGCTCTCCCCATTGTTTTTGTCGGCAGGAAGTTTCTTGGGGGTCTCGATCGGCATATGGTGGTGCATATTAGCAGAGAACTTGTGCCTAGGCTTAAGGAAACAGGGGCCTTGTGTCTCTGA